The Neospora caninum Liverpool complete genome, chromosome X genome includes a region encoding these proteins:
- a CDS encoding putative DNA-directed RNA polymerase II largest subunit — translation MSSLSSSAALYSSAPLKRVDQLQFGVFSSEQIRKMSVCEVTTSELYEHGMPKANGLNDLRLGTLDYRQQCRTCNMDVKNCPGHFGHLNLVKPVYHYGFLGAVLRVLRCVCYACGKLLVDRRDPKMQQVLKIRSPSRRLKHVLDACSGRKRCEGYLPLPTDGAPAPLAEEGEGGCGCVQPRYFKEGPNIMVLFPDNREEGDEDVAEDIRRIFAAEEAYTVLRRISEDDLKMMGFDPERAHPASFILSTLPIPPLAVRPSVQYGSARSEDDLTLKLVDIVKTNLSLKRQGDSVPSAVLQEMVMLLQYHVTTLFDNDIPGMPVATTRGKKPIKSIRARLKGKEGRLRGNLMGKRVDFSARTVITGDPMLPIDTVGVPKSIAMTLTYPEFVTPLNIGQLRQLVKTGPFDWPGAKYVIRDDGSRFDLRHAKKGGEVVLEVGYRVERHMRDGDFVLFNRQPSLHKMSIMGHQVKILPYSTFRLNLSVTSPYNADFDGDEMNLHLAQSEETRAEIKHLMKVPKQIVSPQGNKPVMGIVQDSLLAVSKFTRRDTFLTKPMVYNILLQIPYWSGVVPPPAIVRPVPLWTGKQLFSLLLFFDSSVSGGNTKTRINMQRDVGAGLVDRKKENLFISERDERVIIRQGELLAGKICKKIVGSASGSLIHLLWLEAGPERTKDFLSTLQKLTNYWLLHQGFTVGCKDIIANEETNEKVRDILDQAKKEVDKLIRLAHRGRLESQPGKSLRESFEARVNKELNSARERSGKVAAESLDESNNIMAMVLAGSKGSTINISQIMACVGQQNVEGKRIPFGFNERSLPHFHKFDYSPQSRGFVENSYLSGLEPHELFFHAMGGREGIIDTACKTSETGYIQRRLMKAMEDVMVYYDRTVRNSICEVLQFLYGEDGMSGEYVEDQTVELMTLDNEKLKRLYRHDVDQESYGKGWLSDEMRNEILTDFELQQPLEEEFEAIREDKNRLCRHIFKDGETKQHIPINILRLLEFAKAQFPSGDNSRKQSPIEIARKVNELLNDKLVVVKQTTNADAISAEVQENATIFMKAHLRTVLNSRRLLERERVGPKALQWLLGEVERQFHRALAHAGECVGAIAAQSIGEPATQMTLNTFHFAGVGSKNVTLGVPRLKELINVAKQVKTPSLTVYLQDEIAMDQERAKDVQTHLEHTTLDRVTVVSQVIYDPDPTDTIIPQDRQWVHDYYEFPDDDELPNNLGRWLLRIQMASKVMIDKKLTMKEIGEKIYAEFPNEELDCIWTDDNSDDLVLRIRIKHQPGVGEGEEKEEDDVSEAEDRFLQKLMVQCLAGITLRGITNISKVYMREEARTVYNVQLGKFERTNNWVLDTDGCNLEDVLPIPMVDHARTTSNDMTEIFHVLGIEAVRRALLRELRAVISFDGSYVNYRHLAILCDTMTQKGYLMSITRHGINRIDKGPLMKCSFEETVEILMEAAVFAEADHLKGVTENIMMGQLCPLGTGYFDVLIDEEKLKDASHNLDGLGGAGGDLEGGLLGGSPTSAADGHLITPDGSFTPSPHQLNSVFSPTPFSTVYTSFATSPTNPLSPTALGGSHAGVDTQQLGGKFSPTQQTPRSPTSPLSPLSCFSPRDPHSPLSPSAGPPGGVFSPTSPILGSALETSSPSYSPSSPQSAYFQGNDGSSSAVDMVISPGGIGDGRVRGPSSYSPTSPTLSPSYSPSSPPSYSPTSPAYSPTSAVLSVTSPVAGPGDGKTPLSPFSPSNNPMSPHFSASSPSYSPTSPVQQSNPTSPTSPFSPAYSPTSPRYSPTSPMYSPTFAPYSPQSPSYGGAPGQGPLSPSFTVQSPRYSPSSPAAYSPTSPMPNVANSPSYDDAHAPARGGTYSPTSPMYEANDPFSPDPFAAEVIDEVGDVAALESPTEDAGDLNRGSRA, via the exons atgtcgtctctctcgtcgtccgcAGCGCTGTACTCGTCGGCGCCGCTGAAGCGGGTGGATCAACTTCAGTTTGGAGTGTTTTCTTCCGAGCAAATTCGCAAGATGTCTGTCTGCGAGGTGACGACGTCTGAACTGTACGAGCACGGGATGCCCAAAGCGAACGGATTGAACGATCTGCGTCTCGGGACGCTCGACTACCGGCAGCAGTGCCGCACCTGCAACATGGATGTGAAGAACTGCCCAGGGCATTTTGGCCACCTGAACCTTGTGAAGCCGGTCTACCACTACGGCTTCCTCGGCGCCGTCCTTCGAGTCCTGCGATGCGTCTGCTACGCCTGCGGGAAGCTCCTCGTGGACCGCCGGGACCCGAAGATGCAGCAGGTATTGAAGATTcggtcgccttcgcggcgtctGAAGCACGTCCTGGACGCCTGCTCCGGACGAAAGCGATGCGAAGGCTACCTGCCGCTTCCCACGGACGGGGCTCCCGCGCCACTCGcggaggagggcgagggcggctgcggctgcgtccAACCGCGCTACTTCAAGGAAGGGCCCAACATCATGGTCCTGTTCCCTGACaaccgcgaggaaggcgacgaggacgtcGCGGAAGACATCCGGCGGATCTtcgcggcggaagaggccTACACGGTGCTTCGGCGCATTTCCGAGGATGACCTCAAGATGATGGGCTTCGACCCCGAGAGAGCCCACCCCGCGTCGTTCATCCTCTCCACGCTGCCGAtcccgcctctcgctgtgCGGCCGTCTGTGCAGTACGGCAGCGCGCGAAGCGAGGACGACTTGACGCTGAAGCTCGTCGACATCGTCAAAACGAACCTCTCGCTCAAGAGACAGGGCGACAGCGTTCCCAGTGCGGTGCTCCAGGAAATGGTCATGCTGCTCCAGTACCACGTCACGACGCTCTTCGACAACGACATTCCCGGCATGCCGGTCGCCACcacgcgagggaagaaaccgaTAAAG TCGATTCGCGCCCGGCTcaaggggaaagaaggacgGCTCCGTGGCAACCTCATGGGAAAGCGTGTGGACTTCTCGGCGCGTACCGTCATCACGG GAGATCCGATGCTTCCTATCGATACAGTCGGCGTCCCCAAGAGCATCGCCATGACACTGACCTACCCAGAGTTCGTGACGCCCCTCAACATCGGCCAGCTCCGGCAGCTAGTCAAGACAGGCCCTTTCGACTGGCCAGGCGCGAAATACGTCATCCGAGATGATGGCAGCAG ATTCGATTTACGTcacgcgaagaagggcggcgaAGTTGTCTTGGAGGTTGGGTATCGGGTGGAGCGCCACATGCGAGACGGCGACTTTGTGCTGTTCAATCGACAGCCTTCGCTGCACAAAATGTCGATTATGGGGCACCAAGTGAAGATTCTTCCATACTCGACTTTCCGACTAAACCTGTCGGTCACGTCTCCGTACAACGCCGATTTCGATGGAGATGAAATGAACTTGCACTTGGCgcaaagcgaggagacgcgcgccgagATCAAGCACTTGATGAAGGTTCCGAAGCAAATCGTCTCGCCGCAGGGAAACAAACCGGTTATGGGAATCGTGCAG GACTCCTTGTTGGCGGTGAGCAAGTTCACCCGGCGGGACACTTTCTTGACCAAGCCGATGGTGTACAACATCCTGCTGCAGATTCCGTACTGGAGCGGCGTGGTCCCGCCGCCGGCCATTGTCCGTCCAGTGCCTCTGTGGACGGGGAAGCagctgttctctctgttgctgtTCTTCGACTCCTCGGTCTCGGGCGGCaacacgaagacgcggaTCAACATGCAGCGCGACGTGGGCGCGGGCCTCGTGGAtcggaagaaggagaaccTGTTCATAAGTGAGCGGGACGAGCGGGTGATCATCCGCCAGGGCGAGTTGCTCGCGGGGAAGATCTGCAAGAAGATCGTCGGATCTGCCAGCGGGTCTCTGATTCACCTGCTCTGGCTGGAGGCCGGCCCGGAGCGCACGAAGGACTTCCTGTCCACGCTGCAGAAGCTGACCAACTACTGGCTCCTGCATCAGGGGTTCACCGTCGGGTGTAAAGACATCAtcgcgaacgaggagacgaacgagaaggTGCGAGACATTCTCGACCAAGCCAAGAAGGAAGTCGACAAGTTGATTCGCCTCGCACACCGCGGCCGCCTGGAATCGCAGCCCGGAAAAAGTCTGCGAGAAAGTTTCGAGGCCCGCGTCAACAAGGAGCTCAACAGCGCGCGCGAACGCAGTGGAAAAGTCGCTGCAGAGAGCCTCGACGAATCCAACAACATCATGGCTATG GTGCTGGCGGGCTCCAAAGGAAGCACCATTAACATTTCCCAGATTATGGCCTGTGTCGGCCAGCAGAACGTCGAGGGGAAGCGTATTCCTTTCGGGTTCAATGAGCGCTCGCTGCCGCACTTCCACAAATTCGACTATTCGCCACAGAGTCGCGGCTTCGTTGAGAACAGCTACCTTTCCGGTTTAGAGCCTCACGAGCTCTTCTTTCACGCCATGGGTGGTCGGGAAGGTATTATTGACACGGCCTGCAAAACTTCAGAGACAGG GTACATTCAGCGGCGTTTGATGAAAGCCATGGAAGACGTGATGGTGTACTACGACAGGACGGTGCGCAACTCGATCTGCGAAGTTTTGCAGTTTCTCTACGGCGAGGACGGCATGAGTGGCGAGTACGTTGAAGACCAGACGGTCGAGCTGATGACGCTGGACAacgagaagctgaagcgGCTGTATCGGCACGACGTTGACCAAGAGAGCTACGGCAAGGGTTGGCTGTCGGACGAGATGCGGAACGAGATCCTGACGGACTTTGAGTTGCAGCAGCCTCTGGAAGAGGAATTTGAGGCGATCCGCGAAGACAAGAACCGACTGTGTCGCCACATTTTtaaagacggcgagacgaagcaaCACATCCCCATCAACATCTTGCGGCTGCTCGAGTTCGCCAAGGCGCAGTTCCCCAGCGGTGACAACTCGCGGAAGCAGAGTCCGATTGAAATCGCTCGGAAAGTCAACGAGTTGCTCAACGACAAACTGGTTGTCGTCAAGCAGACCACGAACGCAGACGCGATCTCCGCGGAAGTGCAAGAGAACGCCACCATCTTCATGAAGGCCCATCTGCGAACGGTGCTGAACTCGCGGCGACTCCTCGAACGCGAACGCGTCGGCccgaaggcgctgcag TGGCTTCTCGGAGAAGTCGAGCGGCAGTTCCACCGCGCCCTCGCGCACGCCGGCGAGTGCGTAGGGGCGATTGCAGCCCAGTCGATCGGAGAGCCTGCGACGCAGATGACTCTCAACACTTTCCACTTTGCTGGTGTCGGGAGCAAAAACGTAACGCTTGGTGTTCCAAGGCTGAAGGAGTTGATCAACGTCGCGAAACAGGTCAAGACGCCGTCCCTCACGGTGTATCTGCAGGACGAGATCGCCATGGACCAGGAGCGCGCCAAGGACGTCCAG aCGCACTTGGAGCACACGACGTTGGACCGCGTCACGGTCGTGTCGCAAGTGATTTACGATCCAGACCCGACGGACACGATCATCCCGCAGGATCGACAGTGGGTGCACGACTACTACGAGTTCCCGGACGACGACGAGCTTCCAAACAACTTGGGCCGTTGGCTGCTGCGCATTCAAATGGCCAGCAAAGTGATGATTGACAAGAAGTTGACGATGAAGGAGATCGGCGAGAAAATCTACGCGGAGTTCCCGAACGAGGAGCTAGACTGCATCTGGACGGACGACAACAGCGACGACTTGGTGCTCCGCATCCGCATCAAGCACCAGCCGGGCgtgggcgagggcgaggagaaagaggaagacgacgtcTCCGAAGCGGAAGACCGGTTTCTGCAGAAACTGATGGTCCAGTGCCTCGCCGGCATCACGCTGCGCGGCATCACCAACATCTCCAAAGTGTACATGCGGGAAGAAGCTCGAACGGTCTACAATGTCCAACTC GGGAAGTTCGAGCGGACCAACAACTGGGTGTTGGACACAGACGGCTGCAACTTGGAAGATGTGTTGCCCATTCCGATGGTGGACCACGCGAGGACGACTTCGAACGACATGACCGAGATCTTCCACGTGTTGGGAATCGAGGCGGTTCGCCGCGCGCTGCTTCGGGAGCTCAGAGCTGTCATTTCGTTCGACGGCAGCTACGTCAACTACCGCCACTTGGCGATTTTGTGCGACACCATGACGCAGAAGGGCTACTTGATGAGCATTACGCGCCACGGAATCAACCGTATCGACAAGGGGCCTTTGATGAAGTGCAGTTTCGAGGAAACTGTCGAAATTTTGATGGAGgctgccgtcttcgccgaggCAGACCACCTGAAGGGAGTCACCGAGAACATTATGATGGGGCAGCTGTGCCCGCTGGGCACGGGCTACTTCGACGTTTTGATCGATgaagagaagctgaaggACGCGTCGCACAACCTCGACGGtctcggcggcgcgggaggcgacTTAGAGGGGGGACTCCTCGGCGGCTCGCCGACGTCGGCCGCCGACGGTCACTTGATCACTCCTGACGGCTCCTTCACGCCTTCGCCTCACCAACTGAACTCGGTCTTCTCCCCGACGCCCTTCTCGACAGTCTACACGTCTTTCGCGACGAGTCCGACGAACCCTCTGTCGCCGACTGCGCTCGGCGGATCGCATGCAGGTGTCGACACTCAGCAGCTCGGTGGGAAGTTTTCGCCTACGCAGCAAacgccgcgctcgccgacttcaccgctgtctccgctgtcgtgtttctctccgagAGATCCACACagtcccctctctccgtccgcgGGGCCTCCCGGAGGCGTCTTTTCCCCGACCTCTCCGATTCTGGGCAGCGCACTTGAaacgtcttcgccgtcttactcgccgtcttcgccccaGTCCGCGTACTTCCAGGGGAACGACGGAAGCTCCAGCGCCGTGGACATGGTGATTTCTCCGGGGGGAATTGGCGACGGCAGGGTTCGAGGCCCAAGTTCGTACTCGCCTACCTCGCCgacactgtctccttcgtactcgccttcgtcgccgccgaGCTACTCTCCGACGTCTCCCGCCTACTCGCCGACGTCCGCTGTCCTGAGTGTGACGTCGCCAGTTGCCGGTCCGGGAGACGGCAAGACGCCTCTGAGTCCGTTCTCGCCGAGCAACAATCCGATGTCGCCTcacttctctgcttcctctccgtcgtaCTCGCCGACGTCCCCCGTACAGCAAAGCAACCCAACTTCTCCGACgtcgcccttctctccagcCTACTCGCCGACTTCCCCGCGCTACTCGCCAACCTCGCCCATGTACTCTCCGACGTTCGCGCCGTACTCTCCTCAGAGCCCGAGCTACGGAGGCGCGCCGGGTCAGGGGCCTCTCTCGCCAA GCTTCACGGTCCAGTCTCCTCGGTattcgccgtcttcgcccgctGCGTATTCGCCGACCTCGCCGATGCCAAACGTTGCGAATTCGCCCTCCTATGACGACGCACACGCACCTGCAAGGGGTGGGACATACTCCCCGACTTCGCCCATGTATGAAGCAAATG ATCCCTTCTCGCCGGACCCCTTCGCCGCCGAGGTGATCGACGAAGTGGGAGATGTGGCTGCTTTGGAAAGTCCGACAGAAGATGCAGGCGACCTGAATCGAGGCAGTCGTGCCTGA